From the Ruminiclostridium josui JCM 17888 genome, one window contains:
- the tnpA gene encoding IS66 family insertion sequence element accessory protein TnpA yields the protein METKKVQQQYLLSKWAATIQECRATGMSVKDWCLENNVNMAQFFYWQRKIRKQLCSSVDNSAKDSSITFAPVQLTNSRNKSLQEVSFSTEMIVNVGGCQLQINNDTSPKLLETVLKVLQNV from the coding sequence ATGGAGACTAAAAAAGTACAACAACAGTACCTTCTTTCAAAATGGGCTGCTACTATTCAGGAATGCCGTGCTACCGGAATGTCTGTGAAGGATTGGTGCTTGGAAAACAATGTGAATATGGCTCAATTTTTTTATTGGCAGCGTAAAATACGTAAGCAACTCTGTTCATCGGTAGATAATTCAGCAAAGGATTCGTCAATCACTTTCGCACCCGTTCAACTCACGAATTCCCGTAATAAGTCCTTGCAAGAAGTATCTTTTAGCACAGAGATGATTGTTAACGTTGGAGGCTGCCAATTACAAATTAATAATGATACTAGCCCTAAGCTGCTAGAGACAGTACTGAAGGTACTCCAAAATGTTTAA
- the tnpB gene encoding IS66 family insertion sequence element accessory protein TnpB (TnpB, as the term is used for proteins encoded by IS66 family insertion elements, is considered an accessory protein, since TnpC, encoded by a neighboring gene, is a DDE family transposase.), translating into MFNNATGFDQIYIACGYTDLRQGIDGLAGMVQNQFHLNPFQNILFLFCGRKTTRIKGLLWEGDGFVLLYKRLEGGRFQWPRSEAEMKEITPKQFRWLTEGLAIEQAKAVKKVSPSRII; encoded by the coding sequence ATGTTTAATAATGCTACTGGTTTTGACCAGATTTACATTGCATGTGGTTATACCGATTTGCGCCAAGGAATTGATGGCCTTGCTGGGATGGTTCAAAATCAATTTCATTTAAATCCTTTTCAAAATATCCTGTTTCTTTTCTGCGGAAGAAAAACAACAAGGATAAAAGGTCTTCTTTGGGAAGGTGATGGTTTTGTATTACTATACAAGCGTTTAGAAGGCGGAAGATTTCAATGGCCTCGCAGTGAAGCAGAAATGAAAGAAATCACACCTAAACAATTCCGATGGCTAACAGAAGGTCTTGCCATTGAGCAAGCAAAAGCTGTTAAGAAAGTGTCTCCCAGCCGTATTATCTAG